In Euphorbia lathyris chromosome 9, ddEupLath1.1, whole genome shotgun sequence, the following are encoded in one genomic region:
- the LOC136206181 gene encoding U-box domain-containing protein 16-like has translation MAVSPQIFPPRKRRPSAGAFIPPNFSDHKLLQSLLVLSQDISSLKPLQSLLHRQSLSIIRKSNLLAILFDELLRNPILFLAPTLLCFEEMYIVLQRIKFKSNGPKMWLLIQIKSLSSSFLELTLELSTLLDIFPVKEIGLSQDIQELVILIRKQCLQAEVYLDPKDDYLRREVLNMLDRIRKQIVPDHFKLADIFDKLGLRNSSFCKDEIDSHEDELQNQIDDKSKSELLALIGLVRYAKCILYRSSMPSSDHHRRKPSVELNIPTDFRCPISLDLMRDPVVMATGQTYDRESINLWIESGHNTCPKTGQTLIHTNLISNCALKNLIGMWCREQKIPFESDDDNHKPAAVIQNKATIEATKMTLSFLVNKLSLNSQSFEIANDIIYELRVLAKSNSDSRACMAEAGIIPLLVPYLGSDIGLEIPNLQVNAVTTILNLFILAPNKTRILETNGALNGVIEVLRSSVTWEAKANAAATIFSLSGDQSHRKRLGRKTRVIKGLMDLAKTGNTCSKKDALMAILNLAGDRETVGRLVEGRVVEMLNEAVNVLPKEAVTILEMVVKRGGIVAVAAAYNAIKKISKILREGSDGARESAIATLVTMCRKGGSDMVEELASVSGIERMIWELMGCGTMRARRKAATLLRIIRRWAAGFGGECMETHNNNNNNNNNNNNNNNNNNNNTTTLSTFSRTTIVS, from the coding sequence ATGGCGGTATCTCCTCAAATTTTCCCTCCCAGGAAAAGGCGGCCGTCTGCCGGAGCATTTATACCTCCCAATTTCTCCGACCACAAACTCCTTCAATCTTTACTTGTTTTATCGCAAGATATTTCCTCTCTTAAACCTCTCCAATCCCTTCTACACCGTCAATCTCTTTCAATTATCCGCAAATCCAACCTCTTAGCTATCTTATTCGATGAGCTTCTTCGGAATCCCATTTTATTTCTCGCTCCTACTCTCCTCTGTTTTGAAGAAATGTATATAGTCTTACAAagaatcaaattcaaatcaaatGGACCCAAGATGTGGCTTCTAATTCAAATCAAATCACTATCTAGCAGCTTTCTTGAATTAACACTTGAATTGTCAACGCTCTTGGATATTTTTCCAGTGAAAGAGATTGGATTAAGCCAAGATATTCAAGAGCTTGTGATTTTGATTAGAAAACAGTGCTTGCAGGCAGAAGTTTATTTGGATCCCAAAGATGATTATCTAAGGCGAGAGGTGTTAAATATGCTTGATCGGATCAGGAAACAGATCGTGCCTGATCATTTTAAGCTAGCAgatatatttgataaattaggaTTACGGAATTCTTCCTTCTGCAAAGACGAAATCGATAGTCACGAAGATGAGCTCCAAAATCAAATTGACGACAAATCAAAATCGGAGTTGCTTGCTTTGATAGGCCTCGTGCGCTACGCTAAATGCATTCTTTACAGATCATCCATGCCATCCTCTGATCACCACCGACGAAAACCTTCAGTGGAGCTCAACATCCCCACAGACTTCCGATGCCCGATTAGCCTGGATTTGATGCGAGACCCTGTCGTTATGGCAACGGGCCAAACGTATGATCGGGAATCGATCAACCTCTGGATTGAATCAGGACACAACACCTGTCCCAAGACAGGCCAGACACTGATTCACACCAATCTCATCTCTAACTGTGCACTGAAGAATCTGATCGGCATGTGGTGTCGCGAGCAGAAAATTCCTTTTGAATCAGATGACGACAACCATAAACCCGCTGCCGTAATACAAAACAAGGCCACCATTGAAGCTACGAAAATGACGTTATCTTTTTTGGTCAACAAGTTATCTCTTAACTCGCAGTCATTTGAGATAGCCAACGACATCATTTATGAGCTTCGCGTACTAGCCAAATCAAACTCGGATAGCCGAGCATGTATGGCCGAAGCTGGAATTATACCTTTACTAGTACCTTACCTAGGGTCGGATATAGGTTTAGAAATTCCGAACCTACAGGTTAATGCCGTAACAACTATTCTTAACCTTTTTATTCTCGCACCAAACAAAACAAGGATACTGGAAACAAACGGAGCTTTAAATGGAGTTATCGAAGTGTTACGCTCTAGTGTGACATGGGAGGCAAAGGCTAACGCAGCAGCCACCATATTCAGCTTATCTGGTGACCAGTCGCATCGAAAACGGTTAGGGAGGAAGACACGTGTGATAAAGGGATTGATGGATTTGGCTAAGACAGGTAACACGTGTTCAAAAAAAGACGCTTTGATGGCAATTTTGAATTTGGCAGGAGATAGAGAGACAGTGGGAAGATTAGTGGAGGGCAGAGTGGTGGAGATGTTGAATGAAGCAGTGAATGTGCTTCCGAAAGAGGCAGTGACGATACTAGAAATGGTGGTGAAGAGAGGTGGAATAGTGGCGGTGGCAGCAGCTTATAatgcaattaaaaaaataagcaaAATATTAAGGGAAGGATCAGATGGGGCAAGGGAGAGTGCAATTGCAACACTTGTTACAATGTGTAGAAAAGGAGGGTCAGACATGGTGGAAGAGTTAGCTTCTGTGTCTGGAATTGAGAGAATGATATGGGAGCTAATGGGATGTGGAACGATGAGAGCAAGAAGAAAAGCAGCCACATTATTGAGAATTATTCGACGATGGGCTGCAGGATTCGGTGGTGAATGTATGGAAacccataataataataataataataataataataataataataataataataataataataataatacaactACATTGAGTACCTTCTCAAGAACAACCATTGTAAGCTAg